A stretch of the Thiomicrospira pelophila DSM 1534 genome encodes the following:
- a CDS encoding universal stress protein UspA has protein sequence MNGSKVKFAAILLAIYTVLYFGVALMTSATFKDIAAFEIIGLPLAIWGGLIIIISGVVITHLYLKKSELEEGAN, from the coding sequence ATGAATGGAAGTAAAGTAAAATTTGCCGCCATTCTATTGGCGATTTACACGGTATTATATTTTGGAGTGGCTTTGATGACATCGGCTACGTTTAAAGATATTGCCGCATTCGAAATAATTGGTTTGCCATTGGCTATTTGGGGTGGATTAATCATTATTATCTCAGGCGTAGTCATAACTCACCTTTATCTTAAAAAATCAGAATTAGAAGAAGGAGCTAATTAG
- the rimP gene encoding ribosome maturation factor RimP gives MTLEQKIESLVAPAIEALGMDLWGCEYIPAGKDSTLRIYIDRPGVGVTVDDCAKVSRQVSAIMDVEDPISAAYLLEISSPGMERPLFKPEHYTPYIGKTVNVRARSPIMGRRKFKGELIQADQDQIEVEVDREVYEIPFSSIDKANLVVEL, from the coding sequence GTGACGTTAGAACAAAAAATTGAATCGCTTGTCGCTCCTGCGATTGAAGCCCTAGGAATGGATTTATGGGGCTGCGAATATATCCCGGCCGGTAAAGATTCAACCTTGCGTATTTATATTGATCGTCCCGGTGTCGGTGTCACGGTTGATGATTGTGCAAAAGTGAGTCGTCAGGTGAGTGCGATCATGGATGTTGAAGATCCGATTTCAGCGGCTTATCTGCTTGAAATCTCATCGCCGGGTATGGAGCGCCCTTTGTTCAAGCCCGAACATTACACACCCTATATTGGTAAAACAGTAAATGTACGTGCGCGCTCACCTATTATGGGGCGCCGCAAGTTTAAAGGGGAATTGATCCAAGCGGATCAAGACCAAATCGAGGTGGAAGTGGATCGTGAAGTATATGAGATTCCATTTTCGAGTATTGATAAAGCAAATTTAGTCGTAGAACTGTAA
- a CDS encoding 3'-5' exonuclease: MLARLHQAWLKRRLKIPDYCFLFEAAEDQDVVCFDCETTGLDTKTDKIISLSAIKIRRNQILSSQSLNLKFKQQHSINPESIVIHRLRNVDVVVGLDEIEAIKQFIEFIGSRPLVGYYLEFDMAMVNAIIKPWLGIKLPNKQIEVSELYHKQFYQDWLQPEHEVFDLSFNAILDRLDLPKMGQHDAFNDALMTAMIYVKLQDLSGS; this comes from the coding sequence ATGTTGGCAAGGCTGCACCAGGCCTGGTTGAAAAGGCGTCTCAAAATTCCCGATTATTGTTTTCTATTTGAGGCGGCTGAGGACCAGGATGTAGTTTGTTTTGACTGTGAAACCACAGGCTTGGATACCAAAACAGATAAAATAATATCCCTTAGTGCAATCAAGATCCGACGAAATCAAATTTTATCGAGTCAAAGCTTAAATCTTAAGTTTAAACAGCAACACAGTATTAACCCTGAAAGCATTGTTATTCACCGTTTACGCAATGTTGATGTCGTGGTTGGACTTGATGAAATAGAGGCGATTAAGCAATTTATTGAGTTTATTGGTTCAAGGCCTTTGGTTGGGTATTATTTGGAGTTTGATATGGCGATGGTTAACGCAATAATTAAGCCTTGGTTGGGTATAAAATTACCGAATAAACAAATTGAAGTCTCAGAGCTATACCATAAACAGTTCTACCAAGACTGGCTGCAGCCTGAACATGAAGTTTTTGATCTTAGTTTTAATGCTATTCTGGATAGATTAGATCTGCCCAAAATGGGCCAACATGATGCATTTAACGATGCTTTAATGACCGCGATGATTTACGTTAAGTTGCAGGATTTAAGTGGTTCATAG
- a CDS encoding cation acetate symporter, giving the protein MENIVALSVVILGILLSLYISYFHRRSTARTADFYVAGGGISPRVNGMAMFGDYASAASFLGVAGAVALMGVDGWWLAIGFFAAWIVVLLVIAGPLKNVGKFTVADVLNSRYQGSERGIRLVAMISTLVLCVMYLVPQIVGAGLLFGLLLDWDYLPTVIVTGSLMAIFVIMGGMKGTSYNQAVQGAILFGALIFLLIFGVVHFFGGNPVGMVIEGKDMVPPVLAAGNAEAVSAIAGMTNAESAVAIETVRGIMSEAPTAITPGVQLRSLMDNASLVLALFLGVLGLPHILIRFYTVSNAKDARKSAQFTIWGLAIFYASVFFVGLIAMYALYPTLVELIASGQRGVATNMTMPMLGEMMGGQLLMGVIAAGAMAAMLSTSAGLLISATTSLSHDLFKGVIHPNSTDEQQVRFAKAGAAVLAVIAIAMSIWLKEQNVAMLVAMCFGIAASTFAPALVFAVWWKRMTSQAVIWGMAAGLVSSLLFTFARFFGEASMLGLDVLVNPALYSVPFAVLVTIVVSFITSDRGNTDEFMAQAHGK; this is encoded by the coding sequence ATGGAAAATATAGTAGCTCTTAGTGTTGTAATATTAGGCATATTATTATCGCTTTATATCAGTTATTTCCATCGCCGTTCAACAGCCAGAACAGCGGATTTTTATGTTGCTGGTGGTGGTATTTCCCCACGTGTTAACGGTATGGCCATGTTTGGTGACTATGCCAGTGCCGCAAGTTTCTTAGGTGTCGCGGGTGCCGTAGCCTTAATGGGTGTTGACGGTTGGTGGCTAGCCATTGGTTTCTTTGCTGCATGGATTGTGGTTTTGCTCGTTATTGCAGGTCCATTGAAAAATGTTGGTAAATTTACTGTAGCTGACGTTTTGAACTCTCGTTACCAAGGTAGTGAGCGTGGTATTCGTTTGGTTGCCATGATCTCAACCTTAGTGCTTTGTGTTATGTATTTGGTACCACAGATTGTGGGCGCAGGTTTATTGTTCGGCCTGTTGCTTGACTGGGATTATTTGCCAACGGTCATCGTTACCGGTTCATTGATGGCGATTTTCGTTATCATGGGTGGTATGAAAGGTACCAGTTATAACCAAGCGGTACAGGGTGCGATTTTATTCGGTGCGCTAATTTTCTTACTAATTTTCGGTGTAGTGCACTTCTTCGGTGGTAACCCAGTAGGTATGGTTATCGAAGGTAAGGATATGGTTCCGCCTGTTTTAGCGGCAGGTAATGCTGAAGCGGTATCCGCGATTGCAGGTATGACGAATGCTGAAAGCGCCGTTGCTATTGAAACCGTGCGTGGCATTATGTCTGAAGCGCCTACTGCAATTACACCAGGTGTGCAGCTACGTAGCTTGATGGACAACGCCAGTTTGGTTTTAGCTTTGTTCTTGGGTGTATTGGGTCTGCCACATATTTTGATCCGTTTTTATACCGTTTCGAATGCAAAAGATGCGCGTAAATCAGCCCAGTTCACTATTTGGGGTCTAGCCATTTTCTACGCTAGTGTATTCTTTGTTGGTTTGATTGCTATGTACGCCTTGTACCCAACTTTAGTTGAGTTGATTGCTAGTGGTCAGCGTGGTGTAGCAACTAACATGACGATGCCAATGTTAGGTGAGATGATGGGTGGTCAATTGCTAATGGGTGTGATTGCCGCTGGTGCAATGGCCGCGATGTTAAGTACCTCTGCCGGCTTATTGATCTCTGCGACGACGAGTTTGTCACATGATTTGTTTAAAGGTGTGATTCACCCTAATTCAACCGATGAGCAGCAAGTACGTTTTGCAAAAGCAGGGGCGGCTGTGTTAGCCGTTATCGCTATCGCGATGTCAATTTGGTTGAAAGAACAAAACGTGGCCATGTTGGTTGCGATGTGTTTTGGTATTGCAGCTAGTACGTTCGCTCCAGCTTTAGTATTTGCAGTTTGGTGGAAGCGTATGACAAGCCAGGCAGTAATTTGGGGTATGGCTGCTGGTCTAGTCTCTTCTTTACTGTTTACGTTTGCTCGTTTCTTCGGCGAAGCATCAATGCTAGGCTTAGATGTACTGGTTAACCCAGCACTTTACTCTGTGCCATTTGCGGTATTGGTTACGATTGTTGTTAGTTTCATAACAAGCGATCGTGGTAATACGGATGAGTTTATGGCGCAAGCCCATGGTAAATAA
- the infB gene encoding translation initiation factor IF-2 — protein MAEVSILKFSETLNLSVDKLLAQLEASGVKNKTKDDAISEEEKRTLLAYLKSLHGDVAEDEPKKVTLRRKEVKTLNLSSGSNKRTVNVEVRKKRTYVKRSELEETKPEEIEEVAAVTTDEVKTPDATPETTTAVETKETVEATTEAKTADTKAAQAAEPVVDPATVEPEAVVDSKNDKKSKAKKGKTLDSRLEDGPPKAKKTIKTKIVSDDNEKMSLGRRKSKKRFDYRKPSNSQAAHDNQHGFQKPVGPVVRDVAIPETIQVAELADKMSVKVAEVIKFMMGMVTINQVLDQETAAIVVEELGHKPVLLKENALEEEVLQQEYHGEFVHRAPVVTIMGHVDHGKTSLLDHIRKAKVATGEAGGITQHIGAYHVETPNGDITFIDTPGHQAFTAMRARGAKVTDIVVIVVAADDGVMPQTKEAIQHAKAAGVGIVVAINKMDKEGANPDRVLQELANEDVISEEWGGDIQFVPVSAKTGMGIDALLEAILLSAEILELDAPTEGHAKGVVIESRLDKGRGPVATVLVQSGTLRKGDIALCGMEFGRVRALVNEQGKVVDSAGPSFPVEILGLSGVPAAGDEMITVDNERKAREVALFRQGKYKEVKIARQQSAKLDNMFNKMAEGEMKTVNIVLKADVQGSIEAISNALTDLSNDEVRVTVVSSGVGGITESDVNLAIASDALVFGFNVRADASAKRLIEREGVGLYYYSIIYEVVDEVKRAIEGKLSAEQREEIIGIAEVRDVFKAPKIGMIAGCMVTEGIVERSQPIRVLRDNVVIYEGELESLRRFKDDVKEVRQGMECGIGVKDYNDVKVGDQIEVFKRYEVKRTLD, from the coding sequence ATGGCCGAAGTATCGATATTAAAGTTTTCAGAAACACTCAACCTTTCTGTAGATAAATTATTAGCGCAGCTTGAAGCATCGGGCGTCAAAAACAAGACCAAAGATGATGCAATCAGCGAAGAAGAAAAACGCACTTTGTTGGCTTATCTAAAAAGCCTGCACGGGGATGTTGCAGAAGACGAGCCTAAAAAAGTTACTTTACGTCGTAAAGAAGTTAAGACATTAAATTTGTCATCAGGTTCAAATAAAAGAACAGTCAATGTTGAAGTACGTAAAAAGCGTACCTACGTTAAGCGTTCTGAGTTAGAAGAAACGAAGCCGGAAGAGATTGAAGAGGTAGCGGCGGTTACGACTGATGAAGTTAAAACCCCCGATGCTACACCTGAAACTACAACAGCCGTAGAAACCAAAGAGACGGTGGAAGCCACAACAGAAGCTAAGACAGCTGATACTAAGGCCGCTCAAGCAGCAGAGCCAGTGGTGGATCCAGCTACGGTTGAACCAGAAGCAGTGGTGGATTCTAAAAACGATAAAAAATCTAAAGCCAAAAAAGGCAAAACGCTTGATAGTCGTTTAGAAGATGGTCCACCTAAAGCTAAGAAAACCATTAAAACTAAAATTGTCAGTGATGATAATGAAAAAATGAGCTTGGGTCGTCGTAAGTCTAAGAAGCGTTTTGACTATAGAAAGCCAAGCAATTCACAAGCGGCGCATGATAATCAGCACGGTTTCCAAAAACCAGTTGGCCCGGTTGTGCGTGATGTCGCCATTCCTGAAACGATTCAGGTCGCCGAACTGGCTGATAAAATGTCGGTTAAGGTCGCCGAAGTAATTAAGTTTATGATGGGCATGGTCACCATTAACCAAGTGCTTGATCAGGAAACGGCCGCGATCGTGGTAGAAGAGCTAGGTCATAAGCCAGTTCTACTTAAAGAAAACGCGCTGGAAGAAGAAGTGCTACAGCAAGAATATCACGGTGAATTTGTTCACCGTGCACCGGTGGTCACTATCATGGGTCACGTTGACCATGGTAAAACCTCCTTGCTTGACCATATTCGTAAAGCCAAAGTAGCCACGGGTGAAGCCGGTGGGATTACCCAGCATATTGGTGCTTATCATGTTGAAACGCCAAATGGTGATATCACATTTATCGATACCCCGGGTCACCAGGCCTTTACCGCGATGCGTGCACGTGGTGCCAAAGTAACGGACATTGTGGTTATCGTTGTGGCAGCTGATGATGGTGTGATGCCGCAAACAAAAGAAGCCATTCAACATGCGAAAGCCGCAGGCGTTGGCATTGTGGTGGCGATCAACAAGATGGATAAAGAGGGCGCCAATCCTGACCGTGTATTACAAGAATTGGCAAACGAAGACGTCATCTCAGAAGAATGGGGTGGGGATATCCAGTTTGTACCTGTATCGGCTAAGACGGGTATGGGGATTGACGCCTTGCTAGAAGCGATTTTATTAAGTGCTGAAATTCTAGAGTTAGATGCGCCTACAGAAGGACATGCAAAAGGTGTGGTAATCGAATCGCGTCTAGATAAAGGTCGCGGTCCAGTCGCTACCGTATTGGTCCAGTCTGGTACCTTAAGAAAAGGCGATATCGCCTTGTGTGGTATGGAATTCGGTCGTGTACGTGCATTGGTGAACGAACAAGGCAAAGTTGTCGATAGCGCAGGCCCATCTTTCCCAGTTGAGATTTTAGGTCTATCTGGCGTACCGGCCGCGGGTGACGAAATGATCACGGTCGACAATGAGCGTAAAGCTCGTGAAGTCGCGTTGTTCCGTCAAGGTAAATATAAAGAAGTTAAGATCGCGCGTCAGCAAAGTGCTAAGTTGGATAATATGTTCAACAAGATGGCCGAGGGCGAAATGAAGACCGTCAATATCGTGCTAAAAGCCGATGTACAAGGTTCGATCGAAGCCATCAGTAATGCCTTAACCGATCTAAGTAACGACGAAGTACGTGTAACCGTCGTAAGCAGTGGCGTAGGTGGGATCACCGAAAGTGATGTAAACCTTGCCATTGCGTCCGATGCCTTAGTATTTGGTTTCAACGTGCGTGCGGATGCATCGGCTAAGCGTTTGATTGAACGTGAAGGTGTTGGCTTGTACTACTACAGCATTATTTATGAAGTAGTCGACGAAGTTAAACGCGCAATTGAAGGTAAGCTATCGGCTGAACAACGTGAAGAAATCATCGGTATTGCTGAAGTACGTGATGTATTTAAAGCACCTAAAATCGGCATGATTGCGGGTTGTATGGTTACCGAAGGTATTGTTGAACGTAGCCAGCCAATCCGTGTATTACGTGATAACGTGGTTATTTACGAAGGTGAACTTGAATCTTTACGTCGTTTTAAAGATGACGTGAAAGAAGTTCGTCAAGGTATGGAATGTGGTATTGGCGTGAAAGACTATAATGATGTTAAAGTTGGCGATCAAATCGAAGTCTTTAAGCGTTATGAAGTCAAGCGTACTTTAGATTAA
- the acs gene encoding acetate--CoA ligase, producing MSNNIESILTESRVFEPSEMIKSQAGINKEILDAMYEKADKDHIGFWADLAREKLSWSKPFTQALDDSKAPLYRWFSDGELNVSYNCIDRHLENKSDKLAIIFEGDQGDVHHYTYQELHDEVARFANALTAQGITKGDRVIIYMPMIPQAVFAMQACARIGAIHSIVFGGFSAEALRDRVENAGAKMVITTDGGLRGGKSVPLKASVDEALEKGCDTVKNVIVYQRTKQDVNMKEGRDIWWHEAEAGMSNYHDPVMVNADHPLFLLYTSGSTGTPKGIQHGSGGYLLNAMLTNEWMFDLKDSDVFWCTADVGWITGHSYVAYGPLAMGQTILMFEGVPTYPDAGRFWQICQDHGVTVFYTAPTAIRALMKFGKEVPEKYDLSKLRILGTVGEPINPEAWMWYHDVIGRGECPIIDTWWQTETGAHMIAPFPGVTPLKPGSCTRPLPGIDAVVVDEEGNEIGNNSGGYLVVRKPWPSMLQTVWGDDQRYIDTYYAKFNNKYYVVGDSAHKDEDGYIWILGRIDDVLNVSGHRLGTMEIESALVAHPKVAEAAVVGKPHDVKGESVFAFVVLNQDLPEGAERDAMVTELRNWVAKEIGPIAKPDDIRFGTNLPKTRSGKIMRRLLRTLAKGEEITQDTSTLEDPGILKQFQQK from the coding sequence ATGTCTAACAATATTGAATCAATCCTAACCGAGAGCCGTGTTTTTGAGCCCTCAGAAATGATCAAGAGCCAAGCGGGCATCAATAAAGAAATTTTGGATGCGATGTATGAAAAAGCAGACAAAGATCACATTGGATTTTGGGCAGATTTAGCGCGCGAAAAACTAAGTTGGTCTAAGCCATTCACCCAGGCATTGGACGATTCAAAAGCCCCGCTTTATCGTTGGTTTAGTGATGGTGAGTTAAATGTCTCCTATAACTGTATTGACCGTCATTTGGAAAACAAAAGTGATAAGTTAGCGATTATTTTCGAAGGTGACCAAGGGGATGTGCATCATTACACCTACCAAGAGTTGCATGATGAAGTGGCGCGTTTTGCCAATGCTTTAACGGCGCAAGGCATTACTAAGGGTGATCGCGTTATTATCTATATGCCAATGATTCCACAAGCGGTATTTGCAATGCAAGCCTGTGCACGTATTGGGGCAATTCATTCTATCGTGTTTGGTGGCTTCTCGGCTGAGGCTTTAAGAGACCGTGTTGAAAATGCAGGTGCTAAGATGGTGATCACCACCGATGGTGGTTTGCGTGGTGGTAAATCAGTGCCACTTAAGGCTTCGGTGGATGAAGCCTTAGAGAAAGGTTGCGATACAGTTAAGAACGTGATTGTGTATCAGCGCACCAAGCAAGATGTCAATATGAAAGAAGGGCGTGATATTTGGTGGCATGAAGCCGAAGCCGGTATGAGCAATTATCACGACCCAGTGATGGTGAATGCCGATCATCCATTATTCTTGCTTTACACCTCTGGTTCAACTGGCACACCAAAAGGTATTCAACACGGTTCAGGTGGTTATTTGCTTAACGCCATGTTGACCAACGAATGGATGTTTGATCTAAAAGACAGTGATGTGTTTTGGTGTACCGCCGATGTGGGCTGGATTACCGGTCATAGTTACGTAGCCTATGGTCCGTTGGCAATGGGTCAAACCATCTTAATGTTTGAAGGTGTTCCGACTTATCCAGATGCGGGCCGTTTCTGGCAGATCTGTCAGGATCATGGTGTTACGGTGTTCTATACCGCACCAACCGCTATCCGTGCCTTAATGAAGTTTGGTAAAGAGGTTCCTGAGAAATATGACCTATCTAAATTACGTATTTTAGGTACCGTGGGCGAGCCGATTAATCCAGAAGCTTGGATGTGGTATCACGACGTGATTGGTCGTGGCGAGTGTCCGATTATTGATACTTGGTGGCAGACAGAAACGGGTGCTCATATGATTGCTCCTTTCCCAGGTGTGACACCATTAAAACCGGGCTCTTGTACGCGCCCATTACCTGGCATTGATGCCGTAGTGGTAGACGAAGAAGGCAATGAAATTGGTAATAACTCAGGTGGCTATTTAGTAGTACGCAAGCCTTGGCCTTCAATGCTACAGACTGTTTGGGGTGATGATCAGCGATATATCGACACCTATTATGCGAAGTTTAATAACAAATACTATGTAGTAGGTGACAGTGCGCACAAGGATGAAGATGGTTATATTTGGATTCTAGGGCGTATTGATGACGTTTTGAATGTATCCGGTCATCGTTTAGGCACAATGGAAATTGAATCGGCTTTAGTCGCGCATCCAAAAGTTGCTGAGGCCGCCGTGGTAGGCAAACCGCATGATGTAAAAGGTGAATCGGTATTTGCGTTTGTGGTATTGAACCAAGATTTACCAGAGGGAGCCGAACGTGATGCGATGGTAACGGAGTTACGTAATTGGGTGGCCAAAGAAATTGGTCCGATAGCGAAGCCGGATGATATTCGTTTTGGAACGAATTTACCTAAAACACGCTCCGGTAAGATTATGCGTCGTCTATTACGTACCTTGGCGAAAGGTGAAGAAATTACTCAAGATACGTCTACCCTGGAAGATCCAGGTATTTTGAAGCAATTCCAACAGAAGTAA
- the nusA gene encoding transcription termination factor NusA: MSKEVLSVVEIMSNEKGVDEEIIFEAIETALAMATTKSYDDKIDARVEIDRHTGDYKTFRRWLVIEDDVAIEGEAGLYIRMMDAVDVDPHAQPDEYVEEEIESIEFGRIGAQTAKQVIIQKVREAERKKVVEDYSGRVGEILTGQVKRVDRGDVILDMGDNVDAIIPRSELVARETFRIGDRVRAYLKEVSFRPRGPQLFMSRACKEMLMELFKIEVPEIGDDLIDIMAAARDVGFRAKIAVRANDPRLDPIGACVGMRGGRVQAVTNELNGERIDIIQWDPNDAQFVINAMAPAEITSIMVDEDRHEMDLAVEDEQLSLAIGKGGQNIRLASELTGWELNIMSKTDMEEKHNNEAGKYIDTFVTLLEVDEELAQVLVEEGFTTIEEVAYVPTAEMLEIDGFDEDLVNELKQRAKDALLTQAIVNEEKTALAEPADDLLALEGMNDDMAKQLASKGIVTQEDLAELGTDELLELVNLDADAAAALIMKARAPWFE; the protein is encoded by the coding sequence ATGAGTAAAGAAGTATTATCCGTTGTTGAAATCATGTCTAACGAAAAAGGCGTGGATGAAGAAATCATTTTTGAGGCGATTGAAACCGCTTTAGCGATGGCGACCACCAAAAGTTATGATGACAAGATAGATGCACGTGTTGAGATCGACCGTCATACAGGTGACTACAAAACCTTCCGTCGTTGGTTAGTGATTGAAGACGATGTGGCTATTGAAGGTGAAGCGGGTTTATATATTCGTATGATGGATGCGGTGGATGTTGATCCACACGCTCAGCCAGACGAGTATGTTGAAGAGGAAATTGAATCCATTGAGTTTGGCCGTATTGGTGCTCAAACGGCTAAACAAGTGATCATTCAGAAAGTCCGCGAAGCCGAACGCAAAAAAGTGGTTGAAGACTATTCAGGACGTGTTGGTGAAATCCTAACCGGCCAAGTTAAACGCGTTGATCGCGGTGATGTGATTCTGGATATGGGCGATAACGTTGATGCCATTATTCCACGCAGTGAATTGGTCGCGCGTGAAACCTTCCGTATCGGTGATCGTGTGCGTGCTTATTTAAAAGAAGTCAGCTTCCGTCCACGTGGCCCACAGTTGTTTATGTCGCGTGCTTGTAAAGAAATGCTGATGGAATTGTTTAAAATTGAAGTACCCGAGATTGGTGATGATTTAATTGACATTATGGCCGCCGCGCGTGATGTCGGTTTCCGTGCCAAAATCGCTGTGCGTGCAAATGACCCGCGCCTAGATCCAATTGGTGCTTGTGTGGGTATGCGTGGTGGCCGTGTTCAAGCGGTTACTAACGAGTTGAATGGCGAACGTATTGATATTATTCAGTGGGATCCAAACGATGCTCAGTTTGTTATCAACGCGATGGCACCCGCTGAAATCACCTCAATTATGGTGGACGAAGATCGTCACGAAATGGATTTAGCGGTAGAGGACGAACAGTTATCTTTAGCAATTGGTAAAGGTGGCCAAAACATTCGTTTGGCATCTGAGTTAACCGGTTGGGAATTAAACATCATGTCAAAAACGGACATGGAAGAAAAACACAATAATGAAGCTGGTAAATACATCGACACCTTTGTAACCCTGCTTGAAGTTGACGAAGAGTTGGCTCAAGTATTGGTAGAAGAAGGCTTTACCACGATCGAAGAAGTGGCGTATGTACCGACCGCTGAAATGTTAGAAATTGATGGCTTTGACGAAGATTTAGTCAACGAGCTGAAGCAGCGCGCTAAAGACGCATTGTTAACGCAAGCCATTGTAAATGAAGAAAAAACCGCGCTTGCCGAGCCCGCTGATGATTTATTGGCGCTTGAAGGCATGAACGATGACATGGCCAAACAGTTGGCGTCTAAAGGCATAGTGACTCAAGAAGATTTAGCCGAGCTTGGTACGGATGAATTACTTGAGTTAGTCAATTTAGATGCAGACGCCGCTGCTGCGCTCATTATGAAAGCACGCGCACCATGGTTTGAATAA
- a CDS encoding putative nucleotidyltransferase substrate binding domain-containing protein — protein sequence MSIVEQVSFLTKIHPFDRLSTTHLNEAAAALDVVYFPLNAKIPLDLMENAFIYIVIKGRVSECMGEDGSGQCGLYGINSQFGASTLLDQKARLSYQAIEETLAYRLPFATFQNLLKHNPEFESFYFNDITQKLSHFHRQLQIESSSEAMMDAVKIAPLHALVEISSQTSIKECVERMEAEKTDACLVSDNDRLGVITSSDLLRGLAIQGFDLSSPVNDLVSYPVISINQNDYLFNALLKMTRYGVDRLMVRDKQGFIGVLHQKELMSLFANQSGLVMLTLERAECFDDLKKVTQQVDELVAGLSNKGVKTHYIAKLVNELHRKLQAKLWQILDQKQQFSDATFIVMGSEGRSEQVVRTDQDNAVIHADHLDSKALMSFCQTYSAKLIELGFPPCPGGIMVSNPQWCVSESAFESQIIDWFERPSLQSFMSLAILFDAQTVHGDAERLIRIKAVLQKQVQKRQMFLAQFARSVLQFDTPIGLFGRLITEKDEGHSIDLKKGGIFPIVHGVRCLAMEKGIEKTNTHWRIRELINQHVFDEAFGVELGETLNFLNTLRLESMLEKKSREKVVDNSIETDHLNHFQQDLLKDAFSVVHKFKKMIEQHFKMDGAI from the coding sequence ATGTCTATTGTTGAACAAGTCAGCTTTTTAACAAAAATTCATCCGTTTGATCGGTTGAGCACGACGCATTTAAATGAAGCGGCGGCGGCATTAGATGTTGTGTATTTTCCATTAAATGCCAAGATCCCTTTGGATTTAATGGAAAATGCATTTATCTATATTGTGATTAAAGGGCGAGTTTCTGAGTGCATGGGCGAGGATGGTAGTGGTCAGTGTGGACTCTATGGAATTAACTCACAGTTTGGCGCCTCAACCCTGCTGGATCAGAAAGCTAGGTTGAGTTATCAGGCTATTGAAGAAACGTTGGCTTATCGTTTACCTTTTGCTACTTTTCAGAATCTGCTTAAACATAATCCGGAGTTTGAATCATTTTATTTTAATGATATTACCCAGAAACTCAGTCATTTTCACCGTCAATTACAAATCGAATCATCGAGTGAAGCGATGATGGATGCGGTTAAAATTGCACCACTACACGCTTTAGTTGAAATAAGCAGTCAAACCAGTATTAAAGAATGTGTTGAGCGGATGGAGGCTGAAAAAACGGATGCTTGCTTGGTGAGTGATAATGATCGTTTGGGCGTGATTACATCCTCCGATCTTTTAAGAGGTCTCGCGATTCAGGGTTTTGATTTAAGCAGCCCCGTTAATGATTTGGTCAGTTACCCGGTCATTTCAATTAATCAAAATGACTACTTGTTTAATGCTTTATTAAAAATGACACGATACGGTGTAGACCGTTTAATGGTGCGAGATAAACAAGGCTTTATTGGCGTCTTACACCAAAAAGAGTTAATGAGTCTGTTTGCTAACCAATCAGGCCTGGTGATGTTAACGCTCGAACGTGCTGAGTGTTTTGATGATCTGAAAAAAGTCACCCAACAGGTTGATGAACTGGTCGCAGGTTTGTCTAATAAAGGCGTAAAAACCCATTATATCGCTAAGTTAGTGAATGAATTGCATCGCAAACTTCAAGCTAAGCTTTGGCAGATTTTGGATCAAAAACAACAGTTTTCTGACGCAACATTTATCGTTATGGGTAGTGAAGGGCGTTCTGAACAAGTCGTGCGTACGGATCAAGATAATGCGGTCATACATGCAGACCACCTTGATTCAAAGGCTTTGATGTCGTTTTGCCAAACCTATTCAGCCAAATTAATTGAATTAGGGTTTCCGCCATGTCCGGGTGGAATTATGGTGTCCAACCCACAGTGGTGTGTAAGCGAGAGTGCATTTGAATCTCAGATAATTGATTGGTTTGAACGTCCATCATTGCAAAGTTTTATGAGCTTGGCCATTCTGTTTGATGCTCAAACCGTTCACGGTGATGCTGAACGTTTGATAAGAATCAAAGCGGTTCTGCAGAAACAAGTACAAAAACGTCAAATGTTTTTGGCGCAATTTGCACGTAGTGTCCTTCAGTTTGACACGCCAATCGGGTTATTTGGGCGGTTAATTACGGAAAAAGATGAAGGTCATTCTATTGATTTAAAAAAAGGCGGCATTTTTCCGATTGTGCATGGTGTGCGTTGTTTAGCGATGGAAAAAGGGATTGAAAAAACAAACACCCACTGGCGCATTCGAGAGTTGATTAATCAACACGTTTTTGATGAAGCCTTTGGGGTTGAGTTGGGGGAAACCTTAAACTTTTTAAATACCTTAAGGCTAGAGTCTATGCTGGAAAAGAAGTCGCGAGAAAAAGTCGTCGACAATTCAATTGAGACCGATCATCTAAATCATTTTCAACAGGATCTTTTAAAAGATGCATTTAGTGTCGTGCATAAGTTTAAAAAAATGATTGAACAACATTTTAAAATGGATGGTGCGATCTAA